A segment of the Sphingopyxis sp. OAS728 genome:
CAGCGTCAAGGATCTGGGCGATGGCCGCTGCGAATTCGTCAATCATGTGCAGACGCACGCGACCGACGAATTCCTGACCTACCTCGATCGGCAGGGCATCCCGTTCGAAGCCTTTGCGGCGCAGCGCAAGCCGATGTCGCTCGCGCACAACGCGGGCGAGACGCCGCTCTTCGCCGAAAGCATCGAACGCTTCGCGCTGCGCGGTTGAGGGAGAGCGGCCATGGCATTGCCGACCTACAAGCGGGCGTCGACCGCGCTGCTGTTCATCGATCCCTATAATGATTTCCTTTCCGAAGGCGGAAAGGCATGGCCGCGCGTCGGGCCGATCGCCGAGGAGATCGGCCTGCTCGACAATTTGCGCGCGATCGTCGCGGCCATCCGCAAGGCGGACATCCGGGTCTTCATCGCGCCGCACCGCCGCTGGGAGCCCGGCGACTATGAGGATTGGGATCATCCGAACCCGACGCAGATCGGGATCATGAGCCGCCACAGCTTCGCTCGCGGCGAATGGGGCGGCGAATGGCATCCCGACTTCGCGCCGCAACCCGGCGATATCGTCGCCAAGGAACATTGGGCGCAGAGCGGTTTTGCCAACACCGACCTCGATCACCAGCTCCGCCAGCACGCGATCACGCATGTCATCCTGGTGGGGCTGCTCGCCAACACCTGTGTCGAATCGACGGGGCGCTATGCGATGGAACTG
Coding sequences within it:
- a CDS encoding cysteine hydrolase family protein; this translates as MALPTYKRASTALLFIDPYNDFLSEGGKAWPRVGPIAEEIGLLDNLRAIVAAIRKADIRVFIAPHRRWEPGDYEDWDHPNPTQIGIMSRHSFARGEWGGEWHPDFAPQPGDIVAKEHWAQSGFANTDLDHQLRQHAITHVILVGLLANTCVESTGRYAMELGYHVTLIRDATAAYSKEMMHAAHELNGPTYAHAILNTAELLDAITTLEVAG